One Cohnella candidum genomic region harbors:
- a CDS encoding TnsA endonuclease N-terminal domain-containing protein, with amino-acid sequence MSSTFQTPGYSPIVLPRNKRYGNNCWNAAGRKVGLRDIVLYSDLEFDHWLNVESDYRVLTYCEQPCEIEFVLKGKRHTSILDMWILYVNGKVLFIEVKYEKELHPRHRQYERTMRQIEAQETWCNQEGIGYEVRTEKQIRRSRFLIQNQLKIVSSVTNHEKPHCANEVLKNITQKKRLDEIYSEMYEKVGKENIHLACQWLIYEGHIQADLDNQIWSNQLEVWRNEQA; translated from the coding sequence TTGTCTTCAACGTTTCAAACACCTGGATATTCCCCAATTGTGTTACCCAGAAACAAACGGTACGGGAATAACTGCTGGAACGCAGCTGGTCGAAAAGTCGGTCTCAGGGATATTGTGCTTTACAGCGATTTAGAATTTGACCACTGGCTTAATGTGGAATCCGACTATCGAGTACTTACGTACTGCGAACAGCCCTGTGAAATCGAATTTGTTCTTAAAGGAAAGAGACATACTTCGATCCTTGATATGTGGATCCTGTATGTAAATGGAAAGGTGCTTTTTATCGAGGTTAAATACGAAAAGGAGCTTCATCCACGGCATCGCCAATATGAACGGACAATGAGACAAATTGAAGCTCAGGAAACTTGGTGTAATCAGGAAGGAATTGGTTACGAGGTTAGAACGGAAAAGCAAATACGTCGAAGTCGCTTTCTTATTCAGAACCAATTAAAAATAGTCTCGAGTGTCACCAATCATGAAAAACCTCACTGTGCAAATGAAGTGTTGAAGAATATAACGCAAAAGAAAAGGTTGGATGAAATTTATTCTGAAATGTATGAAAAAGTTGGGAAAGAAAATATTCATCTTGCTTGTCAATGGCTGATTTATGAGGGTCACATTCAAGCTGATTTAGATAATCAAATTTGGAGTAACCAATTGGAGGTATGGAGAAATGAGCAGGCTTAG
- a CDS encoding AAA family ATPase, protein MDKPKISIGTHPIEQGHYLIPTKEVLRLMESLIRIVNNRLPGMIVYGRPRIGKTSAVKFAIENLPTQIGAPLPILIANSNSYRVPSEEKFFLDLLNDFKFPFPARRKPAEMRRQIVNLMMEKAEKSKLRRIMLIMDEAHRLTEFHFNWLMDIYNELDREKISMSVLSVGQEELLARRTFFLEQKKSQIIGRFMTHEHHYYGIRTLDEMKLIMKCYDSPEISEYPENSGWSYTRYFFPEGFAKGSRLEKDASIIHQLFVDIRKEYGLASDFEIPMEYFAFTIENALKIFGAHGDQCDWICEEQWRQAIKLSGYIESEVYMALA, encoded by the coding sequence ATGGATAAACCCAAAATTTCGATTGGAACTCACCCAATCGAACAAGGACACTATTTGATCCCCACCAAAGAAGTACTCCGGCTAATGGAAAGCCTGATCCGAATTGTAAACAATCGACTGCCAGGGATGATCGTATACGGTCGGCCGCGGATCGGAAAAACATCTGCAGTAAAGTTTGCGATCGAGAATTTACCGACTCAAATTGGCGCCCCACTTCCGATCCTAATCGCGAACAGCAATTCGTATCGTGTACCTAGTGAAGAAAAGTTCTTTCTTGACTTACTAAACGACTTTAAGTTCCCATTTCCTGCGCGGCGAAAGCCGGCCGAAATGAGAAGACAGATTGTAAATCTGATGATGGAGAAGGCAGAGAAATCCAAGCTTAGACGAATAATGCTCATCATGGATGAAGCTCATCGATTAACAGAGTTTCATTTTAACTGGCTCATGGACATCTACAATGAGCTGGATAGGGAAAAAATTAGCATGTCTGTACTTTCGGTCGGCCAAGAAGAACTGCTTGCTCGGAGAACCTTCTTTCTAGAGCAAAAGAAATCGCAGATTATAGGCCGATTTATGACACATGAACACCATTATTATGGTATTCGAACGCTCGATGAAATGAAGTTAATCATGAAATGTTATGACTCTCCAGAGATATCTGAATACCCGGAGAACAGTGGATGGAGTTACACACGTTACTTCTTCCCTGAGGGTTTTGCCAAAGGCTCTCGATTAGAGAAAGATGCGTCGATCATCCACCAACTATTTGTCGACATAAGGAAGGAATATGGATTAGCGAGCGACTTTGAGATTCCAATGGAGTACTTCGCGTTTACGATTGAAAATGCTCTTAAAATATTCGGGGCACATGGGGACCAATGCGATTGGATATGCGAAGAACAATGGCGTCAGGCAATCAAACTGTCCGGGTATATTGAATCCGAAGTTTACATGGCACTTGCTTAA
- a CDS encoding tyrosine-type recombinase/integrase: MDEDQIALGKLLNCSPEFIKRFCYEKLELAPTSKISYIKDFEYFINWLFEFRNKPRKELSLISMSFINNLSKDDIEQYVQFLRDKGMKSMKRKVYSLRSIFSFLLFTKDEAGDYLLKHNEFIKVLRVEQERNQITRKHEIDETREEIMCFVEFVYQGYIPVNSYDEIFYKSNRLRDASIVALIADTGLRLSEIRFLNCKDLDLSKNHVSFLRRNYRGPGKHFVQISFGEKAKSILLEYVRVDFDNDLVSNLPLFFTRGRNSKGSRLTRRALALIIEKYADAFGKSVITANRIRQTFILDYLDSNNISTGEMQLGLSITDMIGVYSKYNDFGI, from the coding sequence ATGGATGAAGACCAAATTGCTCTTGGCAAATTATTAAATTGCTCCCCGGAGTTTATCAAGAGATTCTGCTATGAAAAGCTCGAACTAGCACCTACATCGAAAATTTCATACATAAAAGACTTTGAATATTTTATCAATTGGCTATTTGAATTTCGAAATAAGCCAAGAAAAGAGCTATCTTTAATCAGCATGTCATTTATAAATAATTTAAGTAAAGATGACATTGAGCAATATGTCCAATTTCTACGTGATAAAGGCATGAAGTCAATGAAACGAAAAGTGTATTCCTTGAGATCTATTTTTTCATTTTTACTTTTCACTAAAGATGAAGCAGGGGATTACCTCTTAAAACATAATGAGTTCATTAAAGTGCTTAGAGTAGAACAAGAACGGAATCAGATTACTCGAAAACATGAGATAGATGAGACAAGAGAGGAGATTATGTGTTTTGTTGAGTTTGTATACCAAGGCTACATCCCGGTAAACTCCTATGATGAGATATTCTATAAATCTAATAGGTTAAGAGATGCCTCTATTGTTGCCTTGATTGCTGATACAGGGCTCCGACTATCTGAAATTAGATTTCTAAACTGTAAAGATTTAGATTTATCAAAGAACCACGTTTCATTCTTAAGAAGAAATTATAGAGGACCAGGCAAACACTTTGTACAGATTTCATTTGGTGAAAAAGCAAAGAGTATTTTACTTGAATACGTAAGAGTGGACTTCGATAATGATTTAGTTTCAAATTTACCATTATTCTTCACAAGAGGTAGAAATTCAAAAGGCTCTAGATTAACTCGACGAGCATTAGCTTTAATAATTGAAAAATATGCAGATGCATTTGGTAAATCAGTAATAACAGCAAATCGAATCAGACAAACGTTTATTCTTGATTACTTAGACTCAAATAACATTTCAACTGGTGAGATGCAATTGGGACTATCGATAACCGATATGATCGGAGTGTATTCAAAATACAATGATTTCGGAATCTAA
- a CDS encoding AAA family ATPase, whose protein sequence is MLIWINGTFGAGKTQTAYELHRRLEKSYVFDPENAGFYLQRNVPRELRKDDFQDYRLWREINYSMLSHLVKEYDGILIVPMTIVNHVNFIEIVGRLRNDGVDVRHFTLSASKETVLKRLKSRGDGANSWPAKKLDRCMEGLSHEMFEEHIPTDNMTISEIVEHIANRTNVSLKPDQRGTVAKFKDRLIIKLKHLRWFG, encoded by the coding sequence ATGTTGATTTGGATCAATGGGACGTTTGGAGCCGGCAAAACACAAACCGCATACGAGCTCCACAGGCGGTTGGAAAAGTCTTATGTATTCGATCCCGAGAATGCCGGCTTCTATTTACAACGGAATGTGCCGCGTGAATTACGCAAAGACGATTTCCAAGACTACCGCTTATGGCGGGAAATCAACTATTCGATGCTAAGTCACCTGGTTAAAGAATACGATGGGATTCTCATTGTGCCCATGACGATCGTTAATCACGTTAATTTTATCGAAATTGTGGGCAGACTAAGGAATGACGGCGTTGATGTACGACATTTTACGCTTAGTGCTTCTAAAGAAACCGTGCTTAAACGGTTGAAGAGCAGGGGAGACGGAGCGAATTCTTGGCCGGCCAAGAAGCTTGATCGCTGTATGGAGGGTTTAAGCCACGAGATGTTCGAGGAACACATTCCGACAGACAATATGACCATTTCGGAAATCGTGGAACATATTGCGAACCGAACGAACGTTTCCCTAAAGCCGGATCAGCGTGGTACGGTCGCTAAGTTCAAGGATCGTCTAATCATCAAGTTGAAACATTTGAGATGGTTTGGATGA
- a CDS encoding GNAT family N-acetyltransferase has protein sequence MTITYLDTHEILPEDLSRVFMNSGIKRPYQDLERLQQMIHHADIVITAWADDRMVGIARALTDYSYCCYLSDLAVDREFQQHGIGKELVRRVQDKIGEQCSLVLISAPTAVDYYPKIGFTRSDKAFVIARNK, from the coding sequence GTGACAATTACATATCTTGATACGCATGAGATTCTGCCGGAGGATTTGTCCCGGGTTTTCATGAATTCCGGAATCAAAAGACCTTATCAAGACTTGGAGCGATTGCAGCAAATGATCCATCACGCCGACATTGTCATCACCGCTTGGGCGGATGACCGTATGGTGGGGATCGCCAGAGCGCTGACGGACTATTCCTATTGCTGTTATTTGTCGGATCTGGCGGTGGACCGAGAGTTTCAGCAGCATGGCATTGGTAAAGAGCTCGTTCGCCGGGTTCAGGACAAAATCGGAGAACAGTGTTCACTTGTGCTGATATCCGCACCAACCGCGGTAGACTATTACCCCAAAATCGGATTTACACGTTCGGATAAAGCATTCGTGATCGCACGCAACAAGTAG
- a CDS encoding cupin domain-containing protein — protein MQRAFTTYEIFKKLSRENPYKEFLRVPTMSAGIYQLNQGDVDRQQPHTEDEVYYVLEGEAEIQVGDQNYEVSEGSVIFVEAHLEHRFHSIKKDLKVLVFFSPSEYSLRGNEK, from the coding sequence ATGCAACGTGCTTTCACAACGTATGAGATATTCAAGAAGTTAAGCCGCGAGAATCCTTATAAAGAGTTCTTGCGCGTACCGACAATGAGCGCCGGCATCTATCAGTTGAATCAGGGGGACGTCGATCGCCAGCAGCCTCATACGGAAGACGAAGTCTACTACGTGCTGGAAGGCGAAGCGGAGATACAGGTCGGTGATCAGAATTATGAAGTGAGTGAAGGATCCGTTATTTTCGTGGAAGCGCACTTGGAGCACCGTTTTCACTCGATTAAAAAGGATTTGAAGGTGCTTGTGTTCTTCTCGCCATCAGAGTATTCCTTGAGGGGGAACGAGAAGTGA